In one Sporosarcina sp. 6E9 genomic region, the following are encoded:
- a CDS encoding pLS20_p028 family conjugation system transmembrane protein: MNNEELARKLEEFQEYLSISNIFTDIMRGLAWVLVKGLAWIVDSLENLTDDILLIKTFYNNPEIVAFVDTIKPILYIFLAFSLLYTGYLLIFNKKFNREGIVINTFIAFIIILALNAGMDKANEFTDVAIDAVKVETLFPNDDSTVSGSIVQRNITDLTEFDKSNWSANELTVPNSTPPSRIANINIRETYGNDTEGISSEGKDISKYMLSLNNVGEYRADKLDQSGLEWNNEYYFRYSVNWFTIFVTLGIIGFTLFSIALKLAKLFFELTFNYILALIVAPADIHDGQKTKKIIQAILNTFFATILIFLSMKVYMIGTAYLEDTLSTFPYLIALIGFSLAVVDGPNIVERLFGIDAGLKNGWGVLAGAYAGGRVVAGLGKGVSNIGKGNTDNKNKSLSATSGGTDGEKAPSPNDAEYESNKNKKNDGSSTAKLNANASDGLGENKSSSPNDAETDESKQNEGTDTTSSVSQQADEQAKGQRKQSKAPSPNDVEGISTTTGMGRASQSPSNAQTTSSSQSTETANVTGIQDSVQGNTTGSQTRTGGSGGSQTPSTTQPSGASNAQTTSSSQSTETAKVNNNATVRTDTEVSNTVQEVAGSTSTSTSRTGGGTTQAPTERVNTGGTNTAKTTSGSHTTETSKVTSNSTVTTDTEVSNVIQESAATTTTRTDRNSSGNQNSRINQSNERKRPRNYPVDKGSSNVIDRMKNYRNK; this comes from the coding sequence ATGAACAATGAAGAACTTGCTCGTAAACTAGAAGAGTTTCAAGAGTACCTAAGCATCTCTAACATCTTTACCGACATTATGAGAGGGCTAGCCTGGGTACTCGTCAAAGGCTTGGCATGGATTGTTGACTCACTTGAAAACTTAACCGATGATATTTTATTGATTAAAACTTTCTACAACAACCCAGAGATTGTTGCGTTTGTCGATACTATCAAACCCATTCTGTATATTTTCTTAGCTTTTTCTCTTCTCTATACAGGATACTTATTAATCTTTAACAAGAAGTTCAACCGTGAGGGAATCGTTATAAATACTTTCATTGCTTTCATCATCATTCTTGCGCTAAACGCTGGAATGGACAAGGCGAATGAATTTACTGATGTAGCAATTGATGCTGTAAAAGTCGAAACACTTTTTCCAAACGATGACTCTACTGTAAGTGGTTCAATTGTTCAAAGAAATATTACCGATCTCACTGAATTCGATAAAAGTAACTGGTCTGCAAATGAATTGACCGTTCCCAACAGCACACCGCCAAGTAGGATTGCAAATATCAATATCCGTGAGACATACGGGAATGATACTGAGGGCATTTCAAGTGAAGGAAAAGACATCTCTAAATACATGCTTTCACTTAACAACGTTGGTGAGTATCGGGCAGACAAACTTGATCAATCAGGGCTGGAATGGAACAACGAGTATTATTTCCGATACTCAGTCAACTGGTTCACGATTTTTGTCACCTTGGGAATAATCGGCTTTACGCTTTTTTCAATAGCGTTGAAACTTGCCAAGTTGTTTTTTGAACTTACATTCAACTATATTCTGGCTTTAATTGTGGCACCTGCTGATATTCATGACGGACAGAAGACAAAGAAAATCATTCAAGCAATACTAAACACCTTCTTTGCAACCATCTTAATTTTTCTATCAATGAAGGTCTATATGATTGGAACAGCTTATTTGGAAGATACTCTTTCCACCTTCCCTTACTTAATTGCATTAATTGGGTTCTCACTCGCTGTTGTTGATGGGCCAAATATCGTTGAAAGGTTGTTTGGCATTGATGCAGGACTCAAAAACGGTTGGGGTGTACTTGCAGGGGCATATGCAGGTGGAAGAGTGGTTGCAGGTCTCGGTAAAGGTGTTTCAAATATTGGTAAAGGAAATACAGATAATAAGAATAAAAGCTTGTCTGCTACGTCTGGTGGTACTGATGGAGAGAAAGCACCCTCACCAAATGATGCAGAATACGAATCTAATAAAAATAAAAAGAATGATGGTTCTAGCACTGCGAAACTCAATGCAAATGCTAGTGACGGTTTAGGCGAAAACAAATCATCTTCGCCAAATGATGCAGAAACTGATGAGAGTAAACAGAATGAAGGTACTGACACTACTTCAAGCGTATCTCAACAAGCAGATGAACAAGCTAAAGGACAAAGAAAGCAATCAAAAGCACCTTCACCGAATGATGTTGAAGGAATTTCAACAACTACTGGAATGGGTAGGGCTTCACAATCACCAAGCAACGCACAAACTACAAGTAGTTCTCAATCTACAGAAACAGCAAACGTAACGGGGATTCAAGACAGCGTACAAGGTAATACAACTGGATCACAAACACGTACAGGTGGTAGTGGTGGTTCACAAACACCATCGACTACTCAACCAAGTGGAGCAAGCAACGCACAAACTACAAGTAGTTCTCAATCTACAGAAACAGCAAAGGTAAACAACAATGCAACAGTGAGAACTGACACGGAAGTTTCTAATACAGTACAAGAAGTTGCGGGTAGTACATCAACATCTACGTCACGTACAGGTGGTGGTACGACACAAGCACCAACGGAAAGAGTTAATACGGGTGGTACAAATACAGCGAAAACTACAAGTGGCTCACATACCACTGAAACATCTAAAGTAACAAGTAATTCAACTGTTACGACAGATACCGAAGTTTCTAATGTGATTCAAGAGAGCGCAGCTACTACAACAACACGTACCGATAGAAATAGTTCGGGGAATCAAAACTCACGCATCAATCA
- a CDS encoding NADP-dependent oxidoreductase, producing the protein MKAIVIEQYGGAEELIEKELPKPEIQHNQVLIEMHATSVNPIDWKVREGYMKENIPFEFPLILGWDAAGVIAEVGKDVKRFKVGDEVFARPAMENGTYAEYVAVNEDLVALKPANVSFEEAASVPLAGLTAWQCLVDFGQVKSGDKVLIHAGSGGVGSLGIQIAKSFGAYVLSTASGKNEAFLKELGVDEFIDYETTDFTDVVKDVDLVVDTMGGEILDKSLSVVKKGGRLVSIVGQPNIEKAEANQITAESLWLNPNGKQLAELGELMEKGKVKTHIGHTFPLSAKGLREAHELSATHHAKGKIVIEVK; encoded by the coding sequence ATGAAAGCAATCGTTATTGAACAATACGGTGGAGCAGAAGAACTTATTGAGAAAGAACTACCGAAGCCGGAAATTCAACATAATCAGGTGTTAATAGAGATGCATGCAACGTCAGTGAATCCTATTGACTGGAAAGTTCGAGAAGGTTATATGAAAGAGAATATTCCTTTTGAATTTCCGCTTATTTTAGGATGGGATGCAGCGGGAGTGATCGCTGAAGTAGGGAAAGATGTGAAGCGTTTCAAGGTAGGAGATGAGGTATTCGCTCGGCCAGCAATGGAAAATGGAACATACGCTGAGTATGTTGCTGTAAACGAAGACTTAGTCGCTTTAAAACCAGCCAATGTTAGTTTTGAGGAAGCTGCTTCAGTTCCACTAGCAGGACTAACAGCTTGGCAATGTCTGGTTGACTTTGGACAAGTTAAATCTGGAGATAAAGTATTAATTCATGCTGGATCAGGCGGTGTTGGAAGCTTGGGTATTCAAATCGCTAAAAGTTTTGGTGCTTATGTTCTATCAACAGCTAGTGGCAAGAACGAAGCTTTCTTAAAAGAACTCGGTGTTGACGAATTTATTGACTATGAAACAACTGACTTTACAGATGTCGTAAAAGACGTTGATTTAGTTGTTGATACAATGGGCGGCGAGATTTTAGATAAAAGCTTGAGTGTAGTTAAAAAAGGTGGTCGATTGGTTTCGATTGTAGGCCAGCCAAATATAGAAAAAGCTGAGGCTAATCAGATTACAGCTGAATCTCTTTGGCTTAATCCAAATGGAAAGCAACTTGCTGAACTTGGTGAGCTAATGGAAAAAGGAAAAGTGAAAACCCATATCGGTCATACATTTCCTCTTTCCGCTAAAGGATTACGAGAAGCACATGAATTAAGTGCAACTCACCATGCAAAAGGAAAGATTGTTATTGAAGTAAAATAA
- the uvsE gene encoding UV DNA damage repair endonuclease UvsE, translating to MKIRFGYVANAVGLWDASPSKTLTFTRYSTLPECERMEQLKSLTAQNLAHTKRILYYNIAHEIEVYRFSSSLVPLATHPEVMWDFLTPFKNEWKEIGDLIKKYNLRVSFHPNHFTLFTSPREEVTTNAVTSMEYHFKMLSAMNALDTGLINIHVGGAYGDKTKSLERFHQNLKKLPKKIKKHMTLENDDKTYDLLETLTACEKEKMPMVFDYHHYVANSGEIDLPLYLSRIFETWRNTKVVPKVHISSPKSEQAFRAHADYISLDFVLPFLKIAKELNQDFDIMIEAKQKNLAMLQLIEETAAIRGVKRISSSSVEW from the coding sequence ATGAAAATTCGGTTTGGCTATGTAGCAAACGCAGTCGGTTTATGGGATGCAAGTCCATCCAAAACGTTAACATTCACACGGTATTCAACACTTCCCGAATGCGAAAGAATGGAACAGTTAAAATCTTTAACTGCACAAAATTTAGCGCACACAAAAAGGATTTTGTATTATAATATCGCGCATGAAATTGAAGTATATAGATTTTCAAGCTCACTTGTTCCATTAGCAACCCATCCGGAAGTCATGTGGGATTTTTTAACGCCATTCAAAAATGAATGGAAAGAAATTGGAGATTTAATCAAAAAATATAATCTTAGAGTCAGTTTTCACCCGAATCATTTTACACTTTTCACCAGCCCACGAGAAGAAGTAACAACGAACGCAGTAACAAGTATGGAATATCATTTTAAGATGCTGAGCGCAATGAATGCCCTTGATACAGGATTAATTAATATTCATGTTGGCGGAGCCTATGGCGACAAAACTAAATCGTTAGAGCGATTCCATCAGAACCTCAAAAAATTGCCCAAAAAAATTAAGAAGCATATGACGTTAGAAAATGATGATAAAACATATGATCTTTTGGAAACACTCACTGCTTGTGAAAAAGAAAAAATGCCAATGGTATTCGATTATCATCACTATGTGGCGAATAGCGGCGAAATTGACCTGCCACTTTACTTATCTCGAATATTTGAGACTTGGCGTAATACTAAAGTTGTACCAAAAGTCCATATATCTTCACCTAAATCTGAACAAGCCTTTCGTGCCCATGCGGACTATATTTCTTTGGACTTTGTCCTCCCCTTCTTAAAGATTGCAAAAGAGCTCAATCAGGACTTTGACATCATGATAGAAGCTAAACAGAAGAACCTTGCTATGTTGCAACTTATAGAAGAGACAGCTGCAATTCGCGGTGTCAAACGCATATCAAGTTCATCTGTTGAATGGTAA
- a CDS encoding efflux RND transporter permease subunit: protein MKYLLKRSKLFIFLIFILMLVGAYTFLTLPKREIPETPVNLVMVSAILPGAEPLEVERTVTNPLERAIKKIDGIDTMNSVSANSASIITLSLKDGIDHEQTINKLQQEVQRSANELPENAQAPEVKKLDLAFPLVSYMFTGDEKVLADMEASFAELSDDIQSIEGVAGTTVKGFTEKQLMITLDPEKLAKNRLQPYDVLSVLQQANQPLSLGTHDDGKERVVLTVKQDEGIEKLKQLQIGDAAVPLAELADIGEVAKDAKDIVTFEGKSAISYTIFLQPGQDIPSMDKKIDKKMTQFIEELPKEVTAHTYESQADNVNSIFNSLYISLLIAVIAVLIVTTAGLTLFGSFAVAFTVLASVLVGLIPIPFMGVDLNQISVIGLIIAIGILVDDSIVVNDNIQRRYKLGDSPLDGAVNGVKEVYTSIISSSLAIVVTFSPLLLLSGGNGAFIKALPSILITTIIASTILSVTLVPMLQFIKTKRRNKKISETPGFLGKPLEKIAVFYAEKVLRKVLKRPLLVGIGGLIIATGLLFLAFLTPFEFFPAADKEEVTMNVRLATGTTIDETNNEIQKMIDEVSDEDKNVKETAIFTGSGLPNLFAASMDNTGENTGQAVFRIKKDNTSASEFIDKWEPELRKRYSDAEIFLDTIVQGPPVGAPVTVTIKGDDIDQLTQLRDDLKDRLLENGANIVTDNLGESIPAIQYVPNRQALEDNGISLSLVTNQLQLLTQGVPLFKLYEGDISKQVVLNEKGVTEGEAVDLSQFSVPSMMTQGPPKFVSLDELLTSEKTSLIAQVPHEKGERAITLKAYGDADGFKADMLEAAEAEKKDLPEGYTISTGGENSDQQAFFAEIGILFLVVILLVYLVIAFQFKSFSLPFLVLFAVYLGISGAILGLFITQTPLSFLGVMGIVSLTGIVVRNAVVLIDFVEARRLLGNMDVIEAIVESGYARIKPIILTSLTSIVALIPVAVSGDPLFEALAITIIAGLAFSSLFTLVMIPSLYLVYYKLIGHKAERV, encoded by the coding sequence TTGAAATATTTATTAAAACGGAGTAAATTATTCATTTTCTTAATTTTTATCTTAATGCTTGTTGGTGCATATACGTTTTTAACGTTGCCGAAAAGAGAAATTCCTGAAACCCCTGTCAACCTTGTGATGGTTTCTGCTATTCTACCTGGTGCAGAACCTTTGGAAGTAGAAAGAACCGTAACGAATCCACTGGAACGGGCGATTAAGAAAATAGACGGAATCGATACAATGAATTCTGTTTCCGCGAATTCGGCATCAATCATTACACTGTCATTAAAAGATGGCATCGACCATGAACAGACAATCAATAAGTTGCAACAAGAAGTGCAGCGTTCTGCGAATGAATTACCAGAAAACGCACAAGCACCAGAAGTGAAAAAACTGGATCTAGCATTTCCACTCGTTTCTTACATGTTTACTGGAGACGAAAAAGTACTCGCTGACATGGAGGCATCGTTTGCCGAGCTGTCAGATGATATTCAGTCAATAGAAGGCGTTGCAGGAACAACAGTTAAAGGGTTCACGGAAAAGCAGCTAATGATTACGCTCGACCCTGAAAAACTGGCTAAAAATCGACTACAACCCTATGATGTACTGAGTGTTTTGCAACAAGCCAATCAACCCCTCTCATTAGGTACTCATGATGACGGCAAGGAACGCGTCGTTTTGACAGTGAAACAGGACGAGGGAATTGAAAAACTAAAACAATTGCAAATCGGGGATGCTGCTGTGCCGTTGGCTGAATTAGCCGATATTGGAGAAGTGGCAAAAGATGCGAAAGACATTGTTACTTTTGAGGGGAAATCTGCAATCTCTTATACGATATTCCTTCAGCCTGGGCAAGATATCCCCTCTATGGATAAGAAAATCGACAAGAAGATGACGCAGTTTATTGAAGAACTGCCGAAAGAAGTAACCGCGCATACGTATGAATCTCAAGCTGACAATGTAAATTCAATATTTAATAGTTTATATATATCGCTTCTTATTGCAGTTATTGCAGTACTGATTGTTACAACAGCAGGATTAACATTGTTCGGTTCATTTGCGGTCGCATTTACCGTTCTCGCATCCGTACTTGTTGGTCTCATTCCGATTCCATTCATGGGTGTCGACTTGAATCAAATCTCGGTTATTGGACTTATTATCGCTATCGGAATTCTAGTTGATGATAGTATCGTTGTCAATGACAATATTCAGCGACGCTATAAGCTAGGCGATTCACCACTGGATGGTGCCGTAAATGGTGTCAAAGAAGTCTACACATCCATTATTTCTTCCAGTTTAGCAATCGTTGTGACGTTTTCCCCGTTACTTTTACTATCTGGTGGTAATGGCGCATTCATCAAAGCACTTCCAAGTATCTTAATCACGACTATTATTGCATCAACGATACTTTCAGTCACGCTCGTTCCGATGCTTCAATTCATCAAGACGAAACGACGCAATAAAAAGATATCGGAAACGCCAGGGTTTTTAGGGAAGCCATTGGAGAAAATAGCCGTATTCTACGCTGAAAAAGTACTGCGAAAAGTATTAAAGCGGCCACTACTTGTTGGAATCGGTGGACTTATTATAGCCACAGGGTTGCTGTTCTTAGCATTTTTGACGCCGTTTGAATTCTTCCCTGCCGCGGACAAAGAAGAAGTGACGATGAACGTTCGACTCGCAACGGGGACGACAATTGACGAAACGAATAACGAAATCCAAAAGATGATCGATGAAGTTTCGGACGAAGATAAAAACGTAAAAGAAACAGCTATTTTCACAGGTAGCGGATTGCCTAATCTGTTTGCTGCTTCGATGGATAATACAGGAGAAAACACTGGGCAAGCAGTGTTCCGTATAAAAAAAGACAATACGAGTGCTTCTGAATTCATCGACAAGTGGGAACCGGAATTACGCAAACGCTACAGTGATGCGGAAATCTTCTTGGATACAATCGTCCAAGGACCGCCAGTCGGGGCGCCGGTAACCGTTACGATTAAAGGCGATGATATCGACCAACTCACACAGCTACGCGATGATTTGAAAGATCGCTTGCTTGAAAACGGCGCTAATATCGTAACGGATAACTTGGGAGAATCCATACCAGCTATCCAGTATGTGCCGAATCGTCAAGCGCTTGAGGATAATGGTATTTCCTTGAGTCTAGTCACCAATCAACTACAACTGCTGACACAAGGTGTTCCTTTATTTAAGTTGTATGAGGGGGACATTTCAAAGCAAGTTGTGTTGAATGAAAAAGGTGTGACCGAAGGGGAGGCTGTTGACCTCTCACAATTTTCCGTCCCATCCATGATGACTCAAGGTCCGCCGAAATTCGTGTCATTGGATGAATTGCTAACTTCTGAAAAAACATCCTTAATCGCTCAAGTCCCTCATGAAAAAGGAGAGCGAGCGATTACGTTAAAAGCGTATGGCGATGCGGATGGATTTAAAGCAGATATGTTAGAGGCTGCAGAAGCAGAAAAGAAAGATTTACCTGAAGGCTATACAATTTCAACAGGTGGAGAGAATTCAGATCAGCAGGCATTCTTTGCAGAAATTGGAATCCTATTCCTAGTTGTCATATTACTTGTGTACTTAGTCATCGCATTCCAGTTTAAGTCGTTCAGTTTACCATTCCTTGTATTGTTTGCGGTGTATCTAGGTATATCGGGTGCGATTCTGGGATTGTTTATCACACAAACACCACTCAGTTTCCTAGGTGTCATGGGGATTGTCTCGTTAACCGGTATTGTCGTGCGTAACGCGGTTGTATTAATCGACTTCGTAGAAGCGCGCCGCCTTCTGGGCAATATGGATGTGATTGAAGCGATTGTTGAGTCAGGGTATGCGCGTATCAAACCGATCATTTTAACATCATTGACATCGATTGTCGCATTGATTCCAGTTGCCGTATCGGGCGATCCATTGTTTGAAGCACTTGCAATTACAATCATTGCGGGACTCGCATTCTCAAGTTTGTTTACATTGGTGATGATTCCATCGCTGTATCTTGTGTATTATAAACTAATCGGACATAAAGCAGAACGAGTATAA
- the uvsE gene encoding UV DNA damage repair endonuclease UvsE: protein MTIVRLGYVAMSMELKNASPSQTMTFTQFQKIEDREAAIRKLERIALSNLHNTLRLLKHNAASAIRFYRLTSRLIPLANHEELLDWNYIKPLKETLREIGDFAKKHQIRVDFHPDHFVLINSKQKHILKNSISTLKLHYLLLKAMGIDPTHRCVMHVGGNYKDTEMSLERFVDNWMRVPKQIQNTIMLENDDTSFTLEDTLYLCEKLDIPLVFDYHHHLAHHQDANWENNWNRVVQTWIHSPLPIKMHISSPKSEEAFRHHSDYIDVDMFFKFLKGIKGSVSQIDCMVEAKRKDEALFKLMDEVKSRKDIEMIDGSSFLLK from the coding sequence ATGACGATTGTACGTCTTGGTTATGTCGCAATGAGTATGGAACTTAAAAATGCATCCCCGTCCCAAACCATGACATTTACTCAATTCCAAAAGATTGAGGACCGGGAAGCTGCCATCCGAAAATTAGAGCGTATTGCACTTTCGAATTTGCACAACACATTAAGGCTATTAAAACATAATGCAGCGTCTGCCATTCGCTTTTATCGATTAACTTCTCGTCTTATCCCATTAGCAAACCACGAGGAGCTTCTTGATTGGAATTATATCAAACCATTAAAAGAGACACTTCGTGAGATTGGAGATTTCGCAAAAAAACATCAGATTAGAGTTGATTTTCACCCAGATCACTTTGTCCTCATTAATTCTAAGCAGAAGCATATCTTGAAAAATTCAATAAGCACCTTAAAGCTACATTACCTATTATTAAAGGCGATGGGCATTGACCCAACTCACCGCTGTGTCATGCATGTTGGCGGTAATTATAAAGATACCGAAATGTCACTTGAACGCTTTGTAGATAATTGGATGAGGGTCCCGAAACAGATTCAAAATACGATCATGCTTGAAAACGATGATACTTCTTTTACGTTAGAAGATACGCTTTACTTATGTGAAAAACTGGATATACCGCTAGTTTTTGATTATCATCACCATCTTGCCCATCATCAGGATGCCAATTGGGAAAACAACTGGAATAGAGTGGTGCAGACTTGGATTCATTCTCCACTTCCAATAAAAATGCATATATCAAGTCCTAAAAGTGAGGAAGCATTTCGCCATCATTCAGATTACATAGACGTCGATATGTTTTTTAAATTCCTTAAAGGTATAAAAGGCAGTGTATCGCAAATTGACTGCATGGTTGAGGCCAAGCGGAAAGATGAAGCACTTTTTAAATTAATGGATGAAGTGAAATCCAGGAAAGACATTGAAATGATTGACGGTTCCTCTTTTCTCCTAAAGTAA